A single window of Neisseria chenwenguii DNA harbors:
- a CDS encoding superoxide dismutase gives MEHKLPQLPYELDALAPHLSKETLEYHYGKHHQTYITNLNNQIKGTEFENASLEEIVKKSSGGIFNNAAQTWNHTFYWLGFTPKGQGKPAGDLAAAIDAKWGSFEKFQEAFNACAAGTFGSGWAWLVKTPAGELDLVSTSNAATPLTTENTPLLTCDVWEHAYYIDYRNSRPNYLKGFWDIVNWDEVAKRFAA, from the coding sequence ATGGAACACAAATTACCCCAACTGCCGTATGAATTAGACGCTTTGGCACCGCACTTGTCTAAAGAAACATTGGAATACCACTACGGCAAACACCACCAAACCTACATCACCAATCTCAACAACCAAATCAAAGGCACCGAATTTGAAAACGCCTCTTTGGAAGAGATTGTGAAAAAATCTTCAGGCGGCATTTTCAACAACGCCGCGCAAACCTGGAACCACACCTTCTACTGGCTGGGTTTCACCCCCAAAGGCCAGGGCAAACCCGCCGGCGACTTGGCCGCCGCGATCGACGCCAAATGGGGCAGCTTCGAGAAGTTCCAAGAAGCCTTCAACGCCTGCGCCGCAGGCACCTTCGGCTCAGGCTGGGCATGGCTGGTGAAAACCCCCGCCGGCGAATTGGACTTGGTTTCCACTTCCAACGCCGCAACCCCGCTGACCACCGAAAACACCCCGCTCTTGACTTGCGACGTTTGGGAACACGCCTACTACATCGACTACCGCAACAGCCGTCCCAACTACCTGAAAGGTTTCTGGGACATTGTCAACTGGGACGAAGTGGCCAAACGCTTTGCCGCTTAA
- a CDS encoding GspH/FimT family pseudopilin: protein MNIKQQGFTLIELLVTIAIAAIMATIALPNMTEWIASRRAASQAEQVANLLRFARSEAVRLNLPVYVCPAQIKKDGNPDNACNTKYSGQGIVAFVDTNNNKIYERSKDTDLRFTAINVHNQPKRLNNFIFTTDFNGNKTSDQQIWQFRPNGTFGHSASMSDKFTFSDGYVKIVLTDVSAQDDAAKKNRATVVIIDPSGRAEVCAKSDTRKVCGYSES from the coding sequence ATGAACATCAAACAACAAGGCTTCACCCTTATCGAGCTGTTGGTGACCATCGCCATCGCCGCCATCATGGCCACCATCGCGCTGCCCAACATGACCGAATGGATCGCCTCCCGCCGCGCCGCCTCACAGGCCGAGCAGGTCGCCAACCTCCTGCGCTTCGCCCGCAGCGAAGCCGTCCGCCTCAATCTTCCCGTTTACGTTTGTCCCGCCCAAATTAAAAAAGACGGCAATCCCGACAATGCCTGCAATACAAAATATTCAGGACAAGGCATCGTCGCATTTGTCGATACCAACAACAATAAAATATATGAACGCAGTAAAGATACCGACTTACGCTTTACCGCCATCAATGTCCACAATCAACCCAAACGGCTGAATAACTTCATTTTTACGACTGACTTTAACGGCAACAAAACAAGCGATCAGCAAATCTGGCAGTTCCGTCCGAATGGCACTTTCGGTCATTCAGCATCAATGAGCGATAAATTTACCTTTTCAGACGGCTACGTCAAGATCGTCCTGACCGACGTTTCCGCCCAAGATGACGCCGCCAAAAAAAACAGAGCCACTGTCGTTATCATCGATCCGAGCGGCCGGGCTGAAGTATGTGCCAAATCAGACACCCGCAAAGTTTGCGGATATTCCGAATCCTAA
- a CDS encoding amino acid ABC transporter ATP-binding protein produces the protein MIKFKNVHKYFKDLHVINGVNLEVKQGEVVVVCGPSGSGKSTLIRTVNQLESIESGEIWVDGVNVADPKTDLNKIREEVGFVFQSFNLYPHLTVLENIILSPMKVKKQSREQAEQKALELLERVGLAHKKDALPSQLSGGQQQRVAIARGLAMEPRVMLFDEPTSALDPEMVGEVLKVMKDLAVSGMTMMCVTHEMGFAREVADRVIFVDHGQIIEEATPEEFFTSPKHERAKQFLQQVMTH, from the coding sequence ATGATTAAATTCAAAAACGTACACAAATATTTCAAAGACCTGCATGTCATCAACGGCGTGAATCTCGAAGTAAAACAGGGCGAAGTGGTCGTGGTCTGCGGCCCCTCGGGCAGCGGAAAATCCACGCTGATCCGCACGGTCAACCAGCTCGAAAGCATCGAAAGCGGCGAGATTTGGGTGGACGGCGTCAACGTGGCCGACCCGAAAACCGATTTGAACAAAATCCGCGAGGAAGTCGGCTTTGTGTTCCAAAGTTTCAATCTATATCCGCATCTGACCGTGCTGGAAAACATCATTCTTTCGCCGATGAAAGTGAAAAAGCAAAGCCGTGAGCAGGCGGAGCAAAAAGCGTTGGAACTGCTGGAGCGCGTGGGTTTGGCACATAAAAAAGACGCGCTGCCGAGCCAGCTTTCCGGCGGTCAGCAGCAGCGTGTGGCGATTGCTCGCGGTTTGGCGATGGAGCCGCGCGTGATGCTGTTTGACGAACCGACTTCCGCGCTCGACCCGGAAATGGTGGGCGAAGTGTTGAAAGTGATGAAGGATTTGGCGGTGAGCGGCATGACCATGATGTGTGTGACCCACGAAATGGGGTTTGCCCGCGAAGTGGCCGACCGCGTGATTTTCGTCGATCACGGGCAGATTATCGAAGAGGCAACGCCGGAAGAATTTTTTACCAGCCCGAAACACGAACGCGCCAAGCAGTTTTTGCAGCAGGTAATGACGCATTAA
- a CDS encoding PilX family type IV pilin, giving the protein MKRQTVHGFTLVEMMITIAIIGILASIALPSYNRYIERGYRAQAHSELVDINNQIKTWLLKNPSSLPADVQTKLGAFKDFNDPQLKTKYTLTAAMEDVAKGRRYRLSATPKAGSGYKLSVWMDSNGNAYFCDTAAGATDYKKTKTDGCEPK; this is encoded by the coding sequence ATGAAAAGACAGACCGTTCACGGCTTTACCTTGGTCGAGATGATGATCACCATTGCGATTATCGGCATCCTCGCCAGCATCGCCCTGCCCTCGTACAACCGCTACATCGAGCGCGGCTACCGCGCCCAAGCGCATTCGGAACTTGTGGATATTAATAACCAAATTAAAACCTGGTTGTTGAAAAATCCTTCGTCTCTTCCGGCTGACGTACAAACCAAATTGGGAGCGTTCAAAGACTTTAACGACCCACAGTTAAAGACCAAATATACGCTGACTGCGGCCATGGAAGATGTCGCAAAAGGCCGTCGCTATCGTTTATCAGCAACACCGAAAGCCGGCAGCGGCTACAAGTTGTCCGTATGGATGGACAGTAACGGCAATGCCTATTTCTGCGATACTGCTGCCGGTGCAACGGATTACAAAAAAACAAAAACCGACGGCTGTGAACCAAAATAA
- the yecR gene encoding YecR family lipoprotein, with protein MKKMMALLFAFAVVGCATHKTMVPISGSKADGIVKMAYEYTPYESPIVNQDASRLQAAKRCQAWGFSEAEAFSAGSKQCVLNYGFGCEKYRVVTEYQCTGQRTSHTTVSQAGYHVQNQSQPMQQIIINIPNPAVTKTETAVQPINRH; from the coding sequence ATGAAAAAAATGATGGCATTGCTCTTTGCTTTTGCGGTAGTCGGTTGTGCGACACATAAAACAATGGTTCCTATTAGTGGCAGTAAGGCCGATGGAATTGTTAAAATGGCCTATGAATATACTCCATATGAATCTCCTATTGTGAATCAAGATGCTTCACGATTACAGGCTGCAAAGCGTTGTCAGGCATGGGGTTTTTCTGAAGCTGAAGCATTTAGTGCCGGCAGTAAGCAATGTGTTCTCAATTATGGTTTTGGATGTGAAAAATACCGTGTAGTAACAGAATATCAATGTACGGGTCAAAGAACATCGCATACAACCGTTTCTCAGGCTGGATATCATGTGCAAAACCAAAGTCAGCCGATGCAGCAAATTATCATCAATATTCCGAATCCTGCGGTTACTAAAACTGAAACAGCAGTTCAACCTATTAATAGGCACTAA
- a CDS encoding pilus assembly PilX family protein, whose translation MRRPCRLNPPKASSQQGFALFIVLIVMIVIALLVVAAVQAYNTEYRISANDSDRKYAMSISEAALRQGEQDIVDFETKAALTFKDNCEEGLCRAVGATNSNAGNTKITVDGNSTESAWKRTCTGEKLCMEENGRVYPKNAQPSDVQAHYIIEFVKTDKATGTSYYRVTAKAKGRNDNTTVITQSYVAAE comes from the coding sequence ATGCGCAGACCGTGCCGTTTAAACCCACCCAAAGCCTCGTCTCAACAAGGCTTTGCACTCTTTATCGTACTGATAGTGATGATTGTCATCGCCTTACTGGTAGTCGCCGCCGTTCAGGCATACAACACCGAATACCGTATCAGCGCCAACGACTCCGACCGCAAATACGCCATGAGTATTTCCGAAGCAGCCTTGCGCCAAGGCGAACAAGATATTGTTGATTTTGAAACAAAAGCCGCACTGACATTCAAAGACAACTGTGAAGAAGGCCTGTGTCGCGCCGTGGGCGCAACAAATTCCAATGCAGGCAATACCAAAATTACCGTTGACGGCAACTCCACCGAATCCGCATGGAAGAGAACTTGCACAGGCGAAAAACTCTGCATGGAAGAAAACGGCAGAGTTTACCCAAAAAATGCTCAACCGTCAGATGTCCAAGCCCACTACATCATTGAATTTGTCAAAACAGACAAAGCAACCGGCACATCATATTACCGCGTAACCGCCAAAGCGAAAGGCAGAAACGACAATACCACCGTAATCACCCAATCATACGTTGCAGCAGAGTAA
- a CDS encoding nucleotidyltransferase family protein, whose protein sequence is MESNLHKTERLIREINRIHAQYSQDYFETGKVEKINLSHTLCSVPTEHILSYRLNLHEAINDYLAFADTRGIDFFYRVKTAESIRDKISRYLARENQYPVNNILNDIFGARLIWPSETVSEILEKLDDWKTGYGLKNWYLRDIDGYIGVHIYFKNSSNFYYPWELQIWDEKDAKANIENHMAYKRDFVR, encoded by the coding sequence ATGGAAAGCAATCTGCACAAAACCGAACGTTTAATCCGCGAAATCAACCGCATCCACGCGCAGTATTCGCAGGACTATTTCGAGACCGGCAAAGTCGAAAAAATCAACCTGAGCCATACGTTGTGTAGCGTGCCGACCGAGCATATTTTGTCTTACCGCCTGAATCTGCACGAAGCGATTAACGATTATTTGGCATTTGCCGATACGCGCGGCATCGACTTTTTCTACCGCGTGAAAACCGCCGAAAGCATACGCGACAAAATCAGCCGTTATCTCGCGCGTGAAAACCAATATCCGGTAAATAATATTCTCAACGACATTTTCGGCGCACGCCTGATTTGGCCGTCTGAAACCGTGTCGGAAATTTTGGAAAAACTCGACGACTGGAAAACCGGATATGGCTTGAAAAACTGGTATTTGCGCGATATAGACGGCTACATCGGCGTGCATATCTATTTCAAAAACAGCAGCAATTTCTACTATCCGTGGGAATTGCAGATTTGGGATGAAAAAGACGCCAAAGCCAATATCGAAAACCACATGGCGTACAAACGTGATTTTGTGCGCTGA
- the pilV gene encoding type IV pilus modification protein PilV, protein MKTLRQTSHISGRLKTTQTGLTLIEILVSMIVLALGVLALLSVQLRAASNVREAEGQTVVSQITQNLIEGMLINPTLEKDKQKEAWTKKHYTAYETTERQVSAACNDTASGSDIKKADLAKAQICDFQKNLRAAMPEADIYFAICKDNKANPPEMKSGRREWNCGASTDTVTVIKVLWTVDMETDADETTKAANSLSTSDNKAVFTYQARVTE, encoded by the coding sequence ATGAAAACATTACGACAAACGTCCCACATATCAGGCCGTCTGAAAACCACACAGACAGGTTTAACCCTGATTGAAATCCTGGTCTCTATGATTGTACTCGCCCTCGGTGTATTAGCTTTGCTTTCCGTACAACTCCGGGCAGCATCTAATGTCCGCGAAGCTGAAGGACAAACTGTTGTTTCACAAATTACACAAAACCTGATTGAGGGCATGCTGATTAATCCGACACTGGAAAAAGATAAACAAAAAGAGGCTTGGACAAAAAAACACTATACCGCTTATGAAACAACCGAACGTCAGGTCTCTGCCGCCTGCAACGACACTGCAAGCGGTTCAGATATTAAAAAAGCAGATTTAGCCAAAGCCCAAATCTGTGATTTCCAAAAAAACTTGCGTGCTGCAATGCCTGAAGCCGATATTTACTTTGCCATTTGCAAAGACAATAAAGCAAACCCTCCGGAGATGAAAAGTGGCAGGCGCGAATGGAATTGCGGCGCAAGTACTGACACCGTTACCGTTATTAAAGTTCTTTGGACGGTTGACATGGAAACAGACGCCGACGAAACAACCAAAGCTGCCAACAGCCTCTCCACATCAGACAACAAAGCCGTTTTCACCTACCAAGCGCGTGTAACGGAGTAA
- a CDS encoding LD-carboxypeptidase — protein sequence MTWQTSRRRFLQAASAIAGAGLLQACGSGGSSSPSTKSANQKEKPVPPRSTNTVRSGDNVLRVVAPSGFAESAERANLGLTRLYNAGFTVTNQQAASRRYQRFAGTDAQRTADFQDVAAGRVQTPKVLMGLRGGYGAVRLLAGIDFASLGARMRERNTLFFGFSDVCAIQLALLAKGNMPSFAGPMVYSEFGKPQPSVYTMDSFIRGTTNSANIVDVAAIQRKDVNVEGTLWGGNLSVLASLAGSPYLPDIQGGILFLEDVSEQPYRIERMLNTLHLAGVLKKQRAIIFGDFRMGTIRDTYDSSYDFTAVVNQIQRVTQVPVLTGFPFGHITNKTTFPLGAHAKVKSTGNGGYTVTFSGYPTLAANTLNLNALLPQPAFDGTVYTAPATADEVSE from the coding sequence ATGACTTGGCAAACTTCCCGCCGCCGTTTTCTCCAAGCCGCTTCCGCCATTGCGGGCGCGGGTCTGCTTCAGGCCTGCGGCAGCGGCGGTTCTTCTTCTCCTTCCACCAAATCCGCCAATCAGAAAGAAAAACCCGTGCCCCCAAGAAGCACCAACACCGTCCGCTCGGGCGACAATGTTTTGCGCGTCGTCGCGCCCTCCGGTTTTGCCGAATCGGCCGAACGCGCCAACCTCGGCCTGACCCGCCTCTACAACGCAGGCTTTACCGTGACCAACCAGCAGGCCGCTTCGCGCCGTTACCAGCGTTTTGCCGGCACGGATGCCCAGCGCACCGCCGACTTCCAAGACGTCGCCGCAGGCCGCGTGCAAACACCGAAAGTGCTGATGGGCTTGCGCGGAGGCTACGGCGCAGTGCGGCTGTTGGCCGGCATCGATTTCGCGAGTTTGGGCGCACGGATGCGCGAGCGCAACACACTGTTTTTCGGCTTCAGCGACGTTTGCGCCATCCAGCTTGCACTGCTGGCCAAAGGCAATATGCCGAGTTTCGCCGGCCCGATGGTGTACAGCGAATTCGGCAAACCGCAGCCCAGCGTTTACACGATGGACTCCTTTATACGCGGCACAACCAATTCCGCCAACATCGTCGATGTCGCCGCTATACAACGCAAAGACGTGAATGTCGAGGGAACGCTTTGGGGCGGCAACCTGAGCGTATTGGCTTCATTGGCCGGCTCACCCTATCTGCCTGATATTCAAGGCGGAATCCTGTTTCTCGAAGACGTGAGCGAGCAGCCCTACCGCATCGAGCGCATGCTCAACACGCTGCACCTGGCCGGCGTATTGAAAAAACAGCGCGCGATTATTTTCGGCGATTTCCGCATGGGCACCATCCGCGACACCTACGATTCCAGCTACGACTTTACCGCCGTCGTCAACCAAATCCAGCGCGTAACCCAAGTGCCCGTTCTGACCGGTTTCCCGTTCGGCCACATTACCAACAAAACCACCTTCCCGCTGGGCGCGCACGCCAAAGTAAAGTCCACGGGCAACGGCGGTTATACCGTCACCTTCAGCGGCTACCCCACCCTCGCCGCAAACACCCTCAACCTCAACGCACTGCTGCCGCAGCCCGCGTTTGACGGCACGGTTTATACCGCCCCCGCCACGGCAGACGAAGTCAGCGAATAA
- the dnaB gene encoding replicative DNA helicase gives MNDYTDMPSEDREVSALSLPPHSMEAEQSVLGGLLLENAAYDRIADVVTGEDFYRHEHRLIFRTVTALINESRPADVITVQEALERNDELEAAGGFNYLISLAQNTPSAANIRRYAEIVRERSIMRQLAEVGTEIARSAYNPQGRDAGQLLDEAENKVFQIAESTSKSKQGFLEMPALLEEVVQRIDMLYSRDNPDEVTGISTGFVDLDKKTSGLQPGDLIIVAGRPSMGKTAFSINIAEHVAVEGKLPVAVFSMEMGGAQLVMRMLGSVGRLDQHVLKTGRLQDEHWGRLNEAVVKLSDAPMYIDETPGLTALELRARARRLARQYNGKLGLIVIDYLQLMAGSGRSDNRASELGEISRSLKALAKELQVPVIALSQLSRTVEQRTDKRPMMSDLRESGAIEQDADLIMFMYRDEYYNPESPVKGLAECIIGKHRNGPTGKVFLTWMGQFTKFDNAAYIPESALIED, from the coding sequence ATGAACGACTATACCGATATGCCGTCTGAAGACCGCGAAGTCAGCGCGCTGTCGCTGCCGCCGCATTCGATGGAAGCCGAGCAGTCGGTATTGGGCGGGCTGCTGTTGGAAAACGCCGCCTACGACCGCATCGCCGACGTCGTGACCGGCGAAGATTTCTACCGCCACGAACACCGCCTGATTTTCCGTACCGTTACCGCGCTGATTAATGAAAGCCGCCCTGCCGACGTAATTACCGTGCAGGAAGCGCTGGAGCGCAACGACGAGCTGGAAGCCGCAGGCGGATTCAACTATCTGATTTCACTGGCGCAAAACACGCCATCTGCCGCCAACATCCGCCGCTACGCCGAAATCGTGCGCGAACGTTCCATCATGCGCCAGCTTGCCGAAGTGGGCACGGAAATCGCCCGCAGCGCCTACAATCCGCAAGGCCGCGATGCGGGGCAGCTTCTCGACGAAGCGGAAAACAAAGTGTTCCAAATCGCGGAAAGCACCTCCAAATCCAAACAGGGCTTTTTGGAAATGCCCGCGCTTTTGGAAGAAGTCGTCCAGCGCATCGATATGCTCTATTCGCGTGACAATCCCGACGAAGTTACCGGCATTTCCACCGGCTTCGTCGATCTCGACAAAAAAACCTCCGGCCTCCAGCCGGGCGACCTGATTATCGTCGCCGGCCGCCCGTCTATGGGTAAAACCGCGTTTTCCATCAACATCGCCGAACACGTCGCCGTAGAAGGCAAACTGCCCGTTGCCGTGTTCTCAATGGAAATGGGTGGCGCGCAGCTTGTGATGCGTATGCTCGGCTCGGTCGGCCGCCTCGACCAGCATGTGCTCAAAACAGGCCGTCTGCAAGACGAACACTGGGGGCGCCTCAACGAAGCCGTGGTCAAACTCTCCGACGCACCGATGTACATCGATGAAACCCCCGGCCTGACCGCACTCGAGCTGCGCGCCCGCGCCCGCCGTCTCGCCCGCCAATACAACGGCAAACTCGGCCTGATCGTCATCGACTACCTGCAATTAATGGCGGGCTCCGGCCGCAGCGACAACCGCGCATCCGAACTCGGCGAAATTTCCCGTTCGCTCAAAGCCTTGGCCAAAGAGCTGCAAGTGCCCGTGATTGCGCTTTCCCAGTTGAGCCGAACCGTCGAACAGCGTACCGACAAACGCCCGATGATGTCCGACTTGCGCGAATCCGGCGCCATCGAGCAGGATGCCGACCTGATTATGTTTATGTACCGCGACGAATACTACAACCCCGAGTCCCCCGTCAAAGGGCTGGCCGAATGCATCATCGGCAAACACCGTAACGGCCCCACCGGCAAAGTCTTCCTGACATGGATGGGACAATTTACCAAGTTCGACAACGCCGCCTACATCCCCGAATCCGCGCTGATAGAAGATTAG
- the rsmA gene encoding 16S rRNA (adenine(1518)-N(6)/adenine(1519)-N(6))-dimethyltransferase RsmA: MKEHKARKRFGQNFLQDTRIIADIVNAVRPQAGDTVIEIGPGLAAITEPLAKKLDKLHVCEIDRDIVGRLKTLPFADKLVIYEGDVLQFDFRSVAGKKKIVGNLPYNISTPLLFKLADIADEVIDMHFMLQKEVVERMVAEPKTNDYGRLGVMLQYFFDMESLIDVPPESFDPAPKVDSAVVRMIPVKHRIGKADDFEHFAKLVKLAFHQRRKTIRNNLKELADDADLQAVGINPQDRAEHIAPELYVALSNYLVKKAV, encoded by the coding sequence ATGAAAGAACACAAAGCCCGCAAGCGGTTCGGGCAGAATTTTTTGCAGGACACGCGCATCATCGCCGACATCGTCAACGCTGTGCGCCCGCAGGCCGGCGATACCGTGATTGAAATCGGCCCCGGTTTGGCTGCGATTACCGAGCCGCTGGCGAAAAAGTTGGACAAACTGCACGTTTGCGAAATTGACCGCGACATCGTAGGCCGTCTGAAAACCCTGCCGTTTGCCGACAAACTCGTGATTTACGAAGGCGACGTGCTGCAATTCGATTTCAGAAGCGTGGCGGGCAAAAAGAAAATCGTCGGCAACCTGCCGTACAACATTTCCACGCCGCTGCTGTTCAAACTGGCCGACATCGCCGACGAGGTCATCGATATGCACTTTATGCTGCAAAAAGAAGTGGTCGAACGCATGGTGGCCGAGCCGAAAACCAACGACTACGGGCGGCTGGGCGTGATGCTGCAATATTTTTTCGACATGGAAAGCCTGATTGACGTGCCGCCCGAATCATTCGACCCCGCGCCGAAAGTCGATTCCGCCGTGGTGCGCATGATTCCGGTCAAACACCGTATTGGTAAGGCCGACGATTTCGAGCATTTCGCCAAACTGGTGAAACTCGCGTTCCACCAACGCCGCAAAACCATCCGCAATAATCTGAAAGAGCTGGCCGACGATGCGGATTTGCAGGCCGTCGGCATCAACCCGCAAGACCGCGCCGAACACATCGCGCCCGAGCTTTATGTGGCGTTGAGCAATTATCTGGTGAAGAAGGCCGTCTGA
- a CDS encoding HIT family protein, whose product MSCPVCRAENEEILLQTPNLRVIAVHNEAGAPAFCRVIWQAHVTEMTDLPSESRAELMDMVYRVEAAMRKVFRPAKINLASLGNVVPHLHWHVIARFENDANFPAPIWVPAVRNHEMTLPENWPEQVKALIQ is encoded by the coding sequence GTGAGCTGCCCCGTCTGCCGTGCCGAAAACGAAGAAATCCTGCTGCAAACGCCCAATCTGCGCGTGATTGCCGTGCACAACGAAGCGGGTGCGCCGGCGTTTTGCCGTGTGATTTGGCAGGCGCATGTGACGGAAATGACCGACCTGCCGTCTGAAAGCCGCGCCGAGCTGATGGATATGGTTTACCGTGTCGAAGCCGCGATGCGCAAAGTGTTCCGCCCCGCCAAAATCAATCTGGCGAGCTTGGGCAACGTCGTGCCGCACCTGCATTGGCACGTCATCGCGCGTTTTGAAAACGACGCCAACTTCCCCGCGCCGATTTGGGTGCCCGCCGTGCGCAACCATGAAATGACACTGCCGGAAAACTGGCCGGAGCAGGTTAAGGCTTTGATTCAGTAG
- a CDS encoding PilW family protein, with translation MKSKRLPQFTHMQKMHGFSLIEFLVASALSMIVLIAATSGYFSTRTLNNTASERMNAQQDLRNAANMITRDARMAGSFGCFNMATHEAKDVLQDKGAQFFSLKDPFLPVKEVGSSGFTEGGFVPDTKNKALIFQYGTDDSANDATRVVSSCNVLARTNTAIKTIADARAADALNIATDDEDGTISIMRHTVNAYVIGTAGSQKGLFRFQLDDDGTWSNPQLLMKGVDSWTINYTYISQCPTGTVPEEKFEQTNTFKKTNPTGSTVTTPPTPVLISLKLKGKGTNGDIAAGTDNNVQIYNINANVRGGNTCADRAV, from the coding sequence ATGAAAAGTAAACGTCTCCCTCAATTTACCCACATGCAGAAAATGCACGGCTTCAGCCTGATTGAATTTCTGGTTGCCAGCGCATTGAGCATGATTGTTTTGATAGCCGCCACATCAGGCTATTTCAGCACGCGCACGCTGAATAATACCGCTTCCGAGCGCATGAATGCCCAACAGGATTTGCGTAATGCCGCCAATATGATTACCCGCGATGCACGCATGGCCGGCAGCTTCGGTTGTTTTAATATGGCAACGCATGAAGCAAAAGACGTTCTCCAAGATAAAGGAGCACAATTCTTCTCCCTGAAAGACCCTTTCCTGCCTGTTAAAGAAGTTGGCAGCTCAGGCTTTACAGAGGGCGGATTTGTTCCGGATACCAAGAATAAGGCTTTGATTTTCCAATACGGCACCGATGACTCTGCAAATGATGCCACCCGGGTGGTTAGCAGCTGCAACGTCCTTGCCCGTACTAACACCGCCATTAAAACCATTGCAGATGCCCGCGCTGCCGACGCATTGAATATTGCAACTGATGATGAAGACGGCACCATCTCAATCATGCGCCATACCGTCAATGCCTACGTTATCGGCACAGCAGGCTCTCAAAAAGGACTGTTCCGTTTCCAGCTTGACGATGACGGCACGTGGAGCAACCCACAATTGCTGATGAAAGGGGTGGATTCTTGGACAATCAACTACACCTATATCAGCCAATGCCCGACAGGCACTGTACCTGAGGAAAAATTTGAACAAACAAACACCTTTAAAAAGACCAATCCAACCGGCTCAACCGTAACCACACCACCCACGCCCGTATTGATCAGCCTGAAACTGAAAGGAAAAGGCACAAACGGTGATATAGCCGCAGGAACAGACAACAACGTCCAAATTTACAACATCAACGCCAACGTAAGGGGAGGCAACACATGCGCAGACCGTGCCGTTTAA
- the ribA gene encoding GTP cyclohydrolase II codes for MTEALKFIAACRLPTEWGVFTMHGFEEPGGQEHIALTMGDFSDGLPVLSRIHSECLTGDALFSKKCDCGPQLKAAMQAVQQEGRGVIVYLRQEGRGIGLINKIRAYHLQDGGADTVEANLKLGLPVDARDFTLAKHIYDYLGVRAVKLLTNNPEKIQTLSDAGINVSERIALQVGENAENEQYLQTKAEKLGHMLGKE; via the coding sequence ATGACTGAGGCTTTAAAATTTATAGCTGCCTGCCGTCTGCCGACAGAATGGGGTGTGTTTACCATGCACGGCTTTGAAGAGCCGGGCGGACAGGAACATATTGCGCTGACGATGGGTGATTTTTCAGACGGCCTGCCGGTTTTGTCGCGCATCCACTCGGAATGTCTGACGGGCGATGCGCTGTTTTCCAAAAAATGCGATTGCGGGCCGCAGCTTAAGGCGGCTATGCAGGCGGTGCAGCAGGAGGGGCGCGGGGTAATTGTTTATCTGCGTCAGGAAGGGCGCGGCATCGGCCTGATTAATAAAATCCGTGCCTACCATTTGCAGGACGGGGGCGCGGATACGGTTGAGGCGAATCTGAAACTCGGCCTGCCCGTCGATGCCCGCGATTTTACTTTGGCCAAGCATATTTACGATTATCTGGGCGTGCGTGCGGTCAAGCTGTTGACCAATAATCCCGAAAAAATCCAAACGCTTTCGGATGCGGGAATCAACGTCTCCGAACGCATTGCCTTGCAGGTGGGCGAAAATGCGGAAAACGAGCAGTATCTGCAAACTAAAGCGGAAAAACTGGGGCATATGTTAGGCAAAGAGTAG